The following coding sequences lie in one Macadamia integrifolia cultivar HAES 741 unplaced genomic scaffold, SCU_Mint_v3 scaffold1073, whole genome shotgun sequence genomic window:
- the LOC122062555 gene encoding serine/threonine-protein kinase AFC3, translating into MVTVELGDMEKQRTRKRPRLAWDVAPAEAEASRLPMPANESLVRPASPPWRDDDREGHYVFNFGENLTPRYKILSKMGEGTFGRVLECWDRQTREYVAIKVVRSISKYREAAKIEIDILQHLSSNDIGSSRCVQIRNWFDYRNHICIVFEKLGPSLFDFLRRNKYSSFPVDLVREFGRQLLESVAYMHDLRLIHTDLKPENILLVSSEYVKLPGYKRNSPGDTHFRCLPKSSAIKLIDFGSTAFDNQDHSSIVSTRHYRAPEIILGLGWTYPCDLWSVGCILVELCSGEALFQTHENLEHLAMMERVLGPLPEHMVRRASRGAEKYFRRGARLNWPEGAVSRESIRAVKKLDRLKIMVSQRVVSSRASLIDLLYGLLKFDPRERLTARQALNHPFFRNPS; encoded by the exons ATGGTAACTGTGGAATTGGGAGACATGGAGAAGCAGCGAACTAGAAAACGTCCTCGCCTCGCTTGGGATGTTGCCCCTGCTGAAGCCGAG GCTTCTCGGTTGCCCATGCCTGCTAATGAGAGTCTAGTTCGACCGGCGTCGCCGCCATGGAGAGATGACGATCGGGAAGGGCATTATGTATTTAATTTTGGCGAAAATCTGACTCCAAGAT ATAAAATACTAAGCAAGATGGGTGAAG GCACATTTGGCCGTGTCTTGGAATGTTGGGACCGTCAAACACGAGAGTATGTTGCAATTAAAGTAGTTCGAAGCATAAGCAAATACCGTGAGGCAGCAAAAATTGAAATCGATATACTTCAACATCTTTCTAGTAATGATATAGGTAGCTCAAG ATGTGTGCAGATCCGGAACTGGTTTGATTACCGCAATCATATATGCATT GTGTTTGAGAAGCTTGGACCAAGTTTATTTGATTTTCTACGGAGAAATAAATATAGCTCATTTCCTGTGGATCTTGTCCGGGAGTTCGGACGTCAGCTTTTGGAATCTGTAGCAT ATATGCATGATTTACGCCTAATTCACACTGACTTGAAGCCAGAAAATATACTTCTTGTCTCTTCTGAGTATGTAAAACTTCCAGGGTACAAG AGGAATTCCCCAGGTGATACACACTTCAGGTGTTTACCAAAGTCTAGTGCCATAAAACTGATTGATTTTGGTAGTACTGCCTTTGACAATCAGGATCATAGCTCCATTGTCTCCACGAGGCATTACCGAGCACCAGAGATCATTTTAG GTCTTGGATGGACTTACCCTTGTGATCTATGGAGTGTTGGTTGCATACTTGTGGAGCTTTGTTCA GGAGAAGCACTGTTTCAGACACACGAGAACTTGGAACATTTGGCAATGATGGAGAGGGTATTGGGACCTTTGCCAGAGCATATGGTACGAAGAGCCAG TCGTGGTGCAGAGAAATACTTCAGGCGGGGAGCACGTTTAAATTGGCCTGAAGGAGCAGTTTCAAGAGAAAGTATCCGTGCTGTAAAGAAACTTGACCGGCTAAAG ATTATGGTTTCTCAACGTGTAGTCTCTTCCAGGGCTTCTTTAATAGACTTGCTCTATGGGCTGTTGAAATTTGACCCAAGGGAACGTCTAACTGCTCGACAAGCGCTCAACCACCCGTTCTTCAGGAATCCTAGTTAA